In the Chaetodon trifascialis isolate fChaTrf1 chromosome 12, fChaTrf1.hap1, whole genome shotgun sequence genome, TCTCAGTAGTGCGTCCACAACCTAATCTCCAGCCATCAAGCAgacaaaaaccaaagcaaacagagcaggCCGGTTGGTAGATGGGAGGATGGACTGGGTGGTCCCATTTTAAACTGACAGCTCATGAGGCAAACAGGCCAGTTTGTGTGctggattttgtttttactcCAAGTGTAGATAGAGGTGTTCAGAAAGCAGAGTCCTGAAATAAGACCTCGAATGGATGCTTGTGGAAAGGGGATTCTGTAAGAGCTGCCACATCATCAGAGCTTTCAGGACGGCACCTCCTATCAGACAACATGCACCTGCTTTGCTCAAGTGTCTGTAGAAAATGAGGTTTTATTTAAGCATCAAAGCAGGATCACATCTTTATTATGACTGTCCTGCAGAAAAACACTAGAAATAtcatttaaatgtattaatCCACCACTAACAGCGCTCTCAAACTGCTCAAGAAGTGCAATTTCTTCATCACTGCTCACTTATTTCTTCACTCTCAACCATGAATATAATTAGGTTACACCTAccattttgcagcagcagctttgacaCAGCACAGCTGTCTGCAATATCTGCTAATTAAGAAGTTAAACTCCTCCTGATGAACTGATTTTAAGTCATACAGCATTAAATTCCCCTGAAAATGCAAAGTATAGCTGTGGAGAGATTAATCACTGGAATAAAGAATCTTTTAAGCCACCATTGGGTAAGAAATGACTATTATTCACGTTTCAAGTAAAAGTGTCATTTGGAAGCATATCGACTGCTCTATGGTAGTATCTGGATGGTTCATGGGCCTAATTagctcaaaatgaaaatatatagtGCTATATGGCACCTCTAATGGCTCTAGATGGCACATTTTGACAAAGGTGCTATCTATCACCTTTTAAGATGAGTGCTAGACCGAATCAAAAGAAGTTCCACTGTGATTACGAGCCAAAGAACCACTTTTAGTGCTATTCAGCCCTAATTTTGTTAAGTGAGCAATACTCGGCTAAAGTGTCCAAAGCTGCTGACGCATAAGTCATTTTTAACTCATTTGAAATCATGAAGGGTTTTAATTCGGATAGCTAGTGGTGCAGTGGATATTCATTTATCTTGGGAAATGGAAATTCAACCCGAGGGACCCGCGTTTCACTGCAGATGCAATTCATCTCTGTAGAGCTACAGTATACatccacagaagaaaaaaacatcctcaGAGCCTGAGTTTTATCACTTCACAAAGTGTTAAACACCGTATCAATGAGGACTTATGTCAGTTGCTTAAAATTAATTTCCTTGAGGGGTTTAACCGCTTTCTTTGTGACCTCATTTTACAATTACTGCATGTATTGGTTAATTAGAGCACAAGGAATGGCTGAAGGACATggaatgacctttgacccctgccCAGTCTTTCAGGCTACAGTGTGCTGATTAGAGCAGCCAGCAGTCCAACAGATGGAAAAAGACAACAGTCTTTAAATGGACATGGTGGGGTTATATCAGGAAACATTTCCTTTCAGTTGTAGCgctgagaggaggtgaaagggTGGTGCAGGATCACCAGCAGTCACCAGTGACGGAGCCATGTGGCGGTGATGTCAGCCAAACATCTGTGGTGGGAGGTGCATACAGTGCTTTATAACCCTGATGACACCCCAGCTCTCCTTTGACGTGGACGTTTTTAAGTTAGAGCCAGCTCTATATATACAAAATCAAAACCTCGATATTACTGAGTGGCaagatgtttttctttaatgaCACACCAACCATACTCCacttaaaagctgtttttgacaTGAAAAGTTGCTTGGAGATGTCGTGCTgggtttattttattgtttggtGGAGtacttttccattttctaaGGAAAACTGGCCAAATGCTGATCATGTGGAGTCATTTCCCATGCGGTGTGTATTTTCAAACATATGAGAATTCAGTGATAACATGTTGGTGGCAGTCCTTCAGACTCAAGGAAACACAGTCCATCTATTTCAATTCAATACTTCATAATCACACTTTGTGAAAAATCCATCGCAAGTCAGAAGAGATTTATGGTCTTTATGTGTCACAAAGGCCAGGAACACTTCATGGCTCTGATATTTCCGGAGGTGTTGTCTTGCTGGGAATCGGATGAGATGGTCGATATCATTTCTGGAATCCCCAGGGGTTTGTTTAAggatactgtatgtgtttactGTTGTTGAGTGTTTAGTAAAAAATGTGATAAGGCCTCTGCTTTTCCATGAGTAACTGATGAACTGTGTGCTGCATACTGAAGACGTTTACCATGTTAAACGTCTTCAGTGCTTCTGCCTGAAACCTGCTGCTGGGCCTGACCTTTCCCtctttgtttccatgtttttgtttctgctatttttatcaaaatattttaggtttgttgataattatttcattttctgttgcagtttgATTAATCCCTTTTGTATTTCCTAAAAGGGGTGCTTCAACAATCCCCTCTGGCACTCCCATAAATTCAGGGGACTAAGAAATCATCATCAGCAGAAGCTGACGGATGCTGACTTTTAGTTGCCTGAATCAAGCTTGAGACACAATGAATACTACATTTCCCTAAATACTACATTGGTCTGCAGTGAACGTACCGTATAGATCAAGTCTGCTGCTGCCCCCCACTGGACATATAGTGAGTAGCACAGCAACAATTTAGTAAATTAAGGGAAAATGGAATTAtgcaaaatataaaaatgtataaTTTCATACCTCATGCAAGCACAAGCCAACACAGATGAAACTAAATCAAACATAACAGAGGAATACTTGCTGAAGTTTTCCTGTTCAATTTTGgactgaagtgaaagtgaagttTCAAACGCAGACTGAGGCGAGCATGCGCCTCTCTGGACACGTTTTCACTGACTGCTATCAGTCATGACATCTGAAGCAACAAATGTCAAATGCTcattgttctgctttttgaagaCTGTCACAACCCTCGATGAACAGAACTCAGTCAAGGAAGAACattatgaagaaaaaacaaaggatcTGTGAAAAGGACTTTAAGTATGTGATACCTTAGTATAATATGTTAGATACAAACCTTCATATTAGCGGATTAAACATGTACAGTTCAAATAAACATTGTTAAAAAGGATTCAGTCACATAGCATGGGTCATTGTATAAAGGCCATAATAACTAACTGAGCCTCTAAGAGGATCCGTGAGAAGGTTCTTGCATGTGGGAAAAACAAATTCAGCGTTTATTAATTAATGTCTTCATTAATGAGAATATACTTACTTTactttctgtatgtgcaaacacaccaaGCGTAACAACCTGATGTCTGCTAATCAAATAGGACATAATTTAAATTCAGACTGTGGCTATTTGCAAACCAACTTGCATTTCCTACAGAGCTTTAGAATAGAGATGGGAAATGACGTGATATTAAATGTAGAtagtttgttattttaaaacagGGGACCTGATCAGTTAAGCTCAGTGCAGTAAAAATGCCAGACTCCCCATACATCGACTATCATGAGATGCATCATTAGCTTCAAGTAGTTGAAATTAATCCATATTAGATTTTTTTGCCATCATTTTGATCAAAAACAAAGGTCATGAAGTGCATTTAGAAGCCATATCTAAGAATATCACCATAATAATATACAAtgaacagtacagtacagttagCTTTGTGTCGTACATGCAGTAATACTTCCAGCACCTCTTATGTGGATTTATGGTATAAAATCCATAAGTTCATTATAAATGGGGAAGACAAGGcaaagcaatattatttttatagcaAATGTTATTAAAAGTACAAGCTATATGACTTATGTTGCATTGCAGTGCATACAGCAATACATAACAGAACATGGATTGAACAATGTCATAAATAGaatataacaaaataacaaaagaaTAGAGGAAAATATACAATGAAAACCATCCAAAATATAGTGACAGACCCCACAGACGCAAACCACAAGCACTCACTTACGCATAGCAACTAACCATCAGCAGGAGAAATCGAAATGTTTacagttttaattattttttatcttaAAGAGCAAGGGTCCAAGGATTGGACCTTGTGGATGCCCAGATAAAATTTCAGTTTTGGGAAGATTAGGTATGGGAAGATTAAAGCACCTGTCATTGAAGTAGGAAGAACTAAGCTTTCAATAATCAACTGTGTTAAATGCAGCAGTGAAGTAGAACAAGGCTACAACAGGTTTTCAATCAGCCTTGATCTTGAGGTCACTGGTTACTCTGATAAGGGCAATTTCAGTTCAATGGTTAAATCTGAAACCAGACTGAACATCATTATATGCACTGCAGAAATCACATTTCCAattgttttagtgttttctagtattttgcacatttgaAACTGCTCTGTAGTCAGCAATTATAAATGGTTGCAGCTGTGTTCTGCTCCTGcaatttattctattttttcctttatttcatAGCTGGGCATCTTTCGAGAGAAAATCATGTCAAGTAATTTACTGTCACATTATCAGCTTCACTCTGCAAGTTCAActcagcagcagagctacaTTCAGCATGTAAACGTGAGATCAAACGTGAAAAGACgacaacaagaaaaaagacCTGAAAGAAGTCTTCAGTAGTCATGGAGATTGCTTAAGAAAGATAATATTTGCGGTTTCTATACTTCCGTTGAACTGATGCAAGCTGACACGTCACATTACTCAAAGCATTGTACCACGTCTCCAAATAAAGACAACAATCTTTGCCATAAAGCTCTATTCATGTTAAGCCATGTACCTCAAGAAAGGAGGGATGGAGCTGCAACTTTTCATCGTTAGCGTTTTCTGTTTGGTCCTAACCAATCAacaagaaggaggaaaagaggtaAACAATGGAatttctgatttttttcaattattttctagTTGTAGTTAGGGCATTGAATtgattgtaaagtttcattcaAATTTGCGATAAATGTGAGCAAAAAGACCTCTGCTCGTAAGGCTAAGAAATAGTTCAGTGTTATTGTCTTTCAGTGTAATTGCATGGTAAATCTATGTTATTGATATGTCATTTAAAATTGTGATAAGTTCATTTTAATTACAACCTTAAAACCTCAAAGCAACTTCATGCAGTGATCAGTCAGGAAAATGCTCGCTGTGGATTTCACGACCTAGAAATCTTGTTTTTGTGAGCTAAGCTGCAATCCATTGACCTTCTTTTAAATGAATAGTTATTCACATTCTTgctgagaattagatgagaaaatATTCACTCACGTCTATCTGTTCATGGTAAGGCAGCAgtcagccagttagcttagcttagcacaaacactggaaacaggaggtGGGAACAAGCATGGTACTGTACAAAGGTAACCTCTTAAAGCTCACCAATTAACATATGGTGGATTTACAGGGAGTTATGCGTGGGACAATTGAGCAAActctaatgatttttttttctttttagctgcTGACAACAGAGGGATTTTCCTTCGATGAAGCTTACTTCAGTTCCCTTCACAATTCTACGTTTCCTGCGTATGAGGATGACTCTGTTCCTTGCGATATAAATGTGCCTGGATTTCACAACTTGGGCCTGATGATCACCTTCATCCTGGTGTTTGTCTTCAGCATGGTAGGCAACAGTGTAGTGGTTTATGTGGTTTGTTACATGAAGAAAGGCAGAGCCAGCACAGATATCTACTTGATGCACCTGGCGATGGCAGACCTTCTCTTCAGTATTACCCTCCCGTTCTGGGCTGTCGATACTCATTCTGGTTGGATTTTTGGCAACTTCCTGTGCAAAGTGCTGTCAGGCTTTCAGGAGGCATCTGTGTACAGCGGCGTCTTCCTGCTAGCCTGCATCAGTGTCGACCGACACTTTGCCATTGTGAGAGCTACACGTGTCCTATCCTCCAATCGCTTCTTGGTGAGAGTGGTGTGCAGCGTGGTGTGGCTGGTGGCCGGACTGCTGTCCTTACCCGTGGCAATCCAGAAGCAGACCATGCATGCTGACAGCCTGGATCAGACCATTTGCTATGAAAACCTTACTGGCGAAAGCAGCAACCACTGGCGTGTTAGCATTCGCGTTCTGCGTCACACAATGGGCTTTTTCTTGCCACTGGTGGTGATGGCCGTGTGCTACGGCTGGACTTTGGTGACGCTGGTTCACACACGCAATCAACAAAAGCAGAAGGCCATACGCGTCATCATGGCAGTGGTGTTAGCGTTTGTCCTGTGCTGGCTGCCCTATAACATAACTGTACTCATTGACACACTCATACGAGGCGGATCACTCGAAATGCGGACATGTGAAACTTTGTACAGGGTGGAAGTGACGCTACGTGTGACCCAAGTGTTGGCCTTCATGCACTGCGCTGTGAATCCAGTGCTGTACGCCTTCATTGGGCAGAAGTTCCGTAACCAGCTGCTCTTGGCTCTTTACAAGCACGGCCTCATCAGCAACAGGATCCGGATGGCATACAGGAAGGGCTCTCTCAACAGCGTCGGGAGCAGCAAATCAAGAAACACCTCTGCTACTATGTAGATAGCAGTCCTGCTAATTTTCATTTGCCTTTTCAATGGACCAAGTCCAGAAGAGTATAACAGACCCAACAACAAAGTGATCAAAATTGATACCATAGTACAACTATAGTAAATGTGCAATATAATctgaaaacaatgagaaaagGAAAACTAATACATGTAGGAGCTTCATTATTCAAATGTCCTTGTTtgaagctaacaggctgctggctctAGCCTATACTGAATGGAgtgatatgagagtggtattgattttCTCAAACAACTAAAGTCAATGGGCTTATTTCCCGAAATAACGCCTATTCCTTTAAATTATGTTATTAACCACATTGTACAACATTGTACGGTGGAGAGTGTCATCCCTTGTTTAACTGCCATAACAAATATCAGGGATGTACTGCGGGTCATAGCGAGTACTAAAGGTAAAACTTGGATAGTCGCTTCAATGCTTCAGCTGGATGTCTGATTTAGGATTCTGTCACAGTCCAGATGGGTGTCCTTCATCTTAGGCTGAGCTATAGGCTTTCTgccattcatttatttattttttttacattcttgCCTCAGTGTCTTTTGAGTGATTTAATCTTGTtta is a window encoding:
- the cxcr2 gene encoding C-X-C chemokine receptor type 1, giving the protein MELQLFIVSVFCLVLTNQQEGGKELLTTEGFSFDEAYFSSLHNSTFPAYEDDSVPCDINVPGFHNLGLMITFILVFVFSMVGNSVVVYVVCYMKKGRASTDIYLMHLAMADLLFSITLPFWAVDTHSGWIFGNFLCKVLSGFQEASVYSGVFLLACISVDRHFAIVRATRVLSSNRFLVRVVCSVVWLVAGLLSLPVAIQKQTMHADSLDQTICYENLTGESSNHWRVSIRVLRHTMGFFLPLVVMAVCYGWTLVTLVHTRNQQKQKAIRVIMAVVLAFVLCWLPYNITVLIDTLIRGGSLEMRTCETLYRVEVTLRVTQVLAFMHCAVNPVLYAFIGQKFRNQLLLALYKHGLISNRIRMAYRKGSLNSVGSSKSRNTSATM